One segment of Gemmatimonadales bacterium DNA contains the following:
- the leuD gene encoding 3-isopropylmalate dehydratase small subunit, with protein sequence MQPFLRHTGRVAAIPRANVDTDQIIPKQFLKRIERTGFGPCLFFDWRYLADGSPNPDFELNQPAAAGASILLAGENFGCGSSREHAPWALADYGFRAIVAASFADIFYGNCCQNGLLPVVLRKAEMDELFRRASAAAAGYELTVDLWERRARDDAGFEAVFSIDEYRREMLLEGLDEIGKTLLQEPRIAAFERARQAARQGSAG encoded by the coding sequence ATGCAACCCTTCCTCCGCCACACCGGACGCGTCGCCGCGATCCCGCGGGCCAACGTCGACACCGATCAGATCATCCCGAAGCAGTTCCTCAAGCGGATCGAGCGGACCGGCTTCGGACCATGCCTGTTCTTCGACTGGCGCTATCTCGCCGACGGCTCGCCCAATCCTGATTTCGAGCTCAATCAGCCCGCCGCCGCCGGCGCGTCGATTCTGCTCGCGGGAGAGAACTTCGGCTGCGGATCGTCCCGGGAGCATGCACCATGGGCGCTGGCGGACTACGGGTTCCGAGCGATCGTCGCCGCATCCTTCGCCGACATCTTCTACGGCAACTGCTGTCAGAACGGTCTGCTGCCCGTGGTATTGAGGAAGGCGGAGATGGACGAGCTCTTCCGCCGCGCGAGCGCGGCGGCGGCCGGCTACGAGCTCACGGTGGACCTCTGGGAGCGCCGGGCGCGGGATGACGCGGGCTTCGAGGCGGTGTTCAGCATCGACGAATACCGGCGGGAGATGCTGCTCGAAGGGCTGGATGAGATCGGCAAGACGTTGTTGCAGGAGCCCCGGATCGCCGCGTTCGAGCGGGCCCGGCAAGCGGCGCGCCAGGGGTCGGCCGGATGA
- the leuB gene encoding 3-isopropylmalate dehydrogenase — protein sequence MKRYTIAVLPGDGIGPEVTAAAVKVLRAAAELHGFRLDLAEYAVGAAGVAEADDSLPPRTRGAVTQADAVLLGAVGHPSLAAAEGRRRPETGLLALRKLLGAYANLRPVAVHPGLRHASPLRPELLEGVDLLIVRELLGGLYYGEPRSLGSDAAVNTLRYSVPEIERVARVAFEAARGRKGLVTSVDKANVLEVSQLWRETVTRVGSTEYPDLRLEHLYVDFAAMRLVADPAGFDVLLTENLFGDILSDEGAVLTGSLGLLPSASIGDGPGLFEPVHGSAPDIAGRGIANPIGAIASVGMLLRYGLALPEAADGVERAVAGVLGGGARTADIARPGEATVGSVEMGDEIARLVLTGRGMERAGAR from the coding sequence ATGAAGCGATACACCATCGCCGTGCTCCCGGGAGACGGGATCGGACCCGAGGTGACAGCCGCGGCGGTGAAGGTGCTTCGCGCGGCAGCGGAGCTGCACGGTTTTCGCCTCGATCTCGCCGAGTACGCCGTCGGCGCCGCGGGAGTAGCGGAGGCCGATGATTCGCTGCCGCCCCGGACCCGAGGGGCGGTGACCCAGGCCGACGCGGTGCTGCTGGGCGCGGTGGGTCATCCTTCACTGGCCGCCGCGGAAGGCCGCCGGCGCCCGGAAACGGGGCTGCTCGCGCTCAGGAAGCTGCTCGGGGCCTACGCCAATCTTCGTCCGGTCGCGGTCCATCCGGGGCTGCGTCATGCGTCGCCACTCCGGCCTGAGCTGCTCGAGGGAGTCGATCTGCTGATCGTCCGCGAGCTGCTGGGCGGGCTCTACTACGGCGAGCCGCGGAGCCTGGGTTCCGATGCCGCCGTGAACACCCTGCGCTACTCGGTGCCGGAGATCGAGCGGGTGGCCCGGGTGGCCTTCGAGGCGGCCCGCGGGCGGAAGGGCCTGGTGACCTCGGTCGACAAGGCCAACGTGCTGGAAGTCTCGCAGCTGTGGCGGGAAACGGTCACTCGAGTGGGCTCTACGGAGTATCCCGACCTCCGGCTGGAGCACCTGTACGTGGACTTCGCCGCGATGCGCCTGGTGGCCGACCCGGCGGGGTTCGACGTACTGCTCACGGAGAATCTGTTCGGGGACATCCTGAGCGACGAAGGTGCGGTGCTTACCGGATCGCTGGGCCTCCTGCCGTCCGCCTCCATCGGTGATGGACCCGGATTGTTCGAGCCGGTGCACGGCTCGGCCCCGGACATCGCGGGCCGGGGCATCGCCAACCCGATCGGGGCTATCGCGTCGGTCGGGATGCTGCTGCGGTACGGTCTCGCTTTGCCCGAGGCGGCCGACGGTGTCGAGCGCGCGGTGGCCGGCGTGCTCGGCGGAGGGGCCAGAACGGCGGATATCGCTCGCCCGGGAGAGGCGACGGTGGGCTCGGTGGAGATGGGGGACGAGATCGCCCGGCTGGTGCTGACCGGGCGCGGAATGGAGCGGGCGGGGGCGCGATAG
- a CDS encoding phosphatase PAP2 family protein: protein MVCLLLFGWLTGLVMAGRTDGWDQQVMLSLGRDRRPWLSWWMTVLGVVGSGAVEAPLVLLLLYVLVSRQRVADARGYAAAVLSGWALYAVAKLVVGRARPHVISYLMHGAGWYSYPSGHSMLAPLVFGLGAIVWAVPWQRRTARWAILGAAILLSAGIGISRAYVGVHYPTDAIGGLLLGTGWSAVWLFRWERRPPV, encoded by the coding sequence GTGGTGTGCCTGCTGCTCTTCGGCTGGCTCACCGGACTGGTGATGGCGGGCCGCACCGATGGCTGGGACCAGCAGGTAATGTTGAGCCTCGGGCGGGACCGGCGTCCCTGGCTCAGCTGGTGGATGACCGTCCTGGGGGTGGTCGGGTCAGGCGCGGTGGAAGCGCCGCTCGTGCTCCTGCTGCTGTACGTCCTCGTCTCCCGCCAGCGAGTGGCCGACGCACGGGGCTACGCGGCAGCCGTGCTCAGCGGCTGGGCCCTCTACGCCGTGGCCAAGCTGGTGGTGGGCCGGGCACGGCCGCACGTCATTTCCTACCTCATGCATGGCGCCGGCTGGTATTCCTATCCCTCCGGCCACAGCATGCTCGCGCCGCTGGTCTTCGGACTCGGCGCGATCGTGTGGGCGGTACCATGGCAGAGGAGGACTGCCCGGTGGGCCATCCTGGGTGCCGCTATCCTGCTGTCCGCCGGCATCGGAATCTCTCGTGCCTACGTCGGCGTGCACTACCCCACCGATGCCATCGGTGGACTGCTTCTGGGCACGGGCTGGAGCGCGGTGTGGCTGTTCCGGTGGGAGCGCCGGCCGCCGGTGTAG